The Psilocybe cubensis strain MGC-MH-2018 chromosome 7, whole genome shotgun sequence genome has a window encoding:
- a CDS encoding DNA-(apurinic or apyrimidinic site) endonuclease 2, with translation MKITRQALQKATALPPSFDSFFSFPLRKTGYSGCAVYTRRTCAVPLKAEEGLTGLLQPKPPLTSEEKVSGAGMYPPDVTIPLSNEEGGDEERRKATIDYKTLDSEGRAVVLDMGLFVLINTYCPNDGTGTEERDIFKMQYHRMLQTRIDCLIREGREVMLVGDINACAAIEDHCEGQLMVEKGWAEGLEGEEGFWGKESRRWMRDLILQEGDESGNRKGKLVDIVRKFWPDRKGMYTCWNTKISARDSNYGTRIDFILITPGLVPWIKAADIQPEIKGSDHCPVFVDFHDEIITTSSRFSDGTPTTIKLQDVLGAPPLPETGAPADPPRIAAKYWEEYKQKLLSNFFGKKVPGVPTTTATQKSTKALFTPKASASPASASQDTDVEMSAMDCASPASRSRKSSLTTTVKPRPPPKATNNKSNLNTTSPAVSQCPNDVHDLTQKDKAETATDAPMIGTSQVSTNSETDSQSREQLLSPPPTLDHSASSSSDTAKSAVAPEEPQKMSKRRRDLAAIIAPVKKAKISKSSSSKSSSSFLSEMKPDSTKGGKSVKGKEKEKAKQLKGKEKVPIDSETNSQGVSLSSDAEDMNPPVDISATPDTDTKAAASMDVDEDADYRFALQLAQSEGNIAPDDPSSEQSQGEGSSVSERYKKGRMRSPIRLPSPPSTNGNGKAKSVRKDKEQNFKQAWNTLLAPIQAPLCVVHQEPTKEYTVNKPGPNKGKKFFTCSRSVGPGYDKGYSERPRDQVDPQYKCNFFKWSSEVRKEMSRNAQSNSPSKSNGNGSFDAQS, from the exons ATGAAAATTACCCGACAAGCCCTGCAAAAGGCCACCGCTCTCCCGCCCTCTTTCGACTCCTTTTTCTCCTTCCCGTTGCGCAAAACCGGGTACTCTGGATGTGCCGTATATACACGCCGCACCTGTGCGGTACCACTCAAAGCTGAAGAAGGCCTTACAGGCCTGTTGCAACCAAAACCGCCACTTACCTCTGAAGAGAAGGTCTCAGGCGCGGGAATGTATCCTCCAGATGTCACAATTCCCCTTAGCAATGAAGAAGGcggagatgaagaaaggaGAAAGGCAACAATAGATTACAAAACGCTTGACAGCGAGGGTCGCGCTGTCGTTCTTGACATGGGACTTTTTGTGCTCATCAATACGTACTGTCCCAACGATGGCACCGGCACAGAAGAGCGGGACATCTTCAAGATGCAGTACCATCGCATGCTGCAGACACGCATTGATTGTCTTATACGAGAAGGACGGGAGGTCATGCTAGTGGGCGATATCAATGCATGCGCGGCAATTGAGGACCACTGCGAAGGTCAGCTCATGGTGGAGAAAGGATGGGCGGAGGGGCttgagggggaggagggattTTGGGGCAAGGAAAGCCGCAGGTGGATGAGAGATTTGATATTGCAGGAGGGCGACGAATCCGGGAACAGAAAAGGCAAATTGGTAGACATCGTTCGCAAGTTTTGGCCAGATAGGAAGGGGATGTACACTT GCTGGAACACGAAGATATCTGCACGCGACAGCAACTATGGCACGCGTATTGACTTTATCCTCATCACCCCTGGCCTTGTCCCATGGATCAAAGCTGCAGACATTCAGCCAGAAATCAAAGGCAGCGATCACTGTCCGGTGTTTGTCGATTTCCACGACGAAATCATTACCACCTCTAGTCGTTTTAGCGATGGGACACCAACAACCATAAAACTTCAAGACGTTTTAGGTGCACCTCCTCTTCCGGAAACAGGCGCTCCAGCCGACCCGCCGCGTATTGCAGCCAAGTACTGGGAAGAGTACAAGCAGAAGTTACTTTCTAATTTCTTTGGGAAGAAGGTGCCTGGTGTGCCTACAACCACTGCGACACAGAAATCTACGAAAGCTCTTTTTACGCCGAAGGCTTCAGCCAGTCCCGCATCTGCTTCTCAGGATACTGATGTTGAAATGTCAGCAATGGATTGTGCTTCACCTGCATCGAGATCCAGAAAATCATCATTAACGACAACAGTTAAACCAAGACCACCGCCCAAAGCAACGAACAATAAGTCAAACTTAAACACGACTTCGCCTGCCGTATCTCAGTGTCCAAACGATGTTCATGACCTTACTCAGAAAGATAAAGCAGAAACTGCTACAGATGCACCCATGATTGGGACGTCTCAAGTATCAACAAACAGTGAAACAGATTCTCAAAGTCGAGAACAGTTACTCTCTCCACCACCGACGCTAGATCACTCagcctcttcctcatcggaCACAGCAAAATCTGCAGTTGCTCCAGAAGAACCTCAGAAGATGTCAAAACGTAGAAGAGACCTCGCCGCCATCATCGCTCCTgtcaagaaagcaaaaatcTCCAAGTCGTCTTCCTccaaatcttcttcttcgtttcTGTCAGAAATGAAGCCAGACTCAACAAAGGGGGGGAAGTCGgtgaaaggaaaagagaaagagaaggccAAACAGCTCAAAGGGAAGGAGAAAGTACCCATAGATTCCGAGACCAACTCTCAGGGTGTTTCCTTATCATCCGACGCTGAAGATATGAACCCCCCAGTAGACATCTCCGCCACACCAGACACGGATACGAAAGCGGCAGCGAGCATGGACGTGGATGAAGATGCCGATTACCGTTTTGCTCTGCAATTGGCGCAGTCCGAAGGCAATATTGCGCCAGATGACCCATCCTCAGAGCAAAGTCAAGGCGAAGGATCATCCGTCTCTGAGAGGTATAAAAAGGGACGAATGAGATCGCCGATTCGCCTACCTTCACCACCAAGTACCAATGGAAACGGAAAGGCGAAGAGCGTAAGAAAAGACAAGGAACAAAACTTTAAACAGGCGTGGAATACCCTCCTTGCGCCTATACAGGCTCCTCTTTGCGTTGTCCATCAAGAACCTACCAAGGAGTACACCGTGAATAAGCCCGGGCCAAACAAAGGGAAGAAGTTTTTCACGTGCTCTCG CTCTGTCGGACCAGGATATGACAAGGGCTATTCTGAACGACCACGGGATCAAGTCGATCCACAATACAAGTGCAATTTCTTCAAATGGTCGAGCGAGGTCAGAAAAGAGATGTCGAGAAACGCACAGTCCAACTCGCCTTCGAAATCGAATGGAAACGGGTCCTTCGATGCACAATCTTAA
- a CDS encoding ATP-dependent DNA helicase PIF1 translates to MDIKFVGSGDAAKAFLYYVTDYITKASLPVHAGMAALSYATPNNSTLDDVSNTNEQENEESVELNMGDRDITASNQRLDYCLRPANDKFIDLCLYDFVAWGIKQRYTKEMLHIETAVRPGSFLNDEHPEYFTHYMTIRRKSCIPIILGPSIPNPLKSDQLKDDWARDMLLLFKPWRDISDLKTPSETWTDAFHNYEISMKLEHTRIIQNMQALTECSEARDAHRQRRRGKTSEDVVSDEVQDIILTDTEGNTDTLNPNDVYSPDPFQCIENPNEDFTTNLHDSIDNIGEETSRFLDMCLPLDTTETAVDTEYQKSVPVNQQTLTSHEVDDLLASHRAIMKSKRKRAMLHEPDTDDITTPPKRYRNGNYAPIAKQAILQDLYDLSHNYNSITDTDTMNNIAEEMGLLNNPEQLKAFRIIGNHIITDNKEQLLIHIAGVGGTDETSMISAKFLSEISIRIRQGKGDDVVNSNKPFGGINVIFMGDCAQLKPPLQKPLYANELVKNPSFAEARNVSGPSQLNGAFLWRQVKTVIQLVKNERHARDIKLIQKQASNPKTLALFRDAPIIVGNKAVRDILNAKLIKYHSTKANISPHIYYSRDERHKKRITGEFQQILWRLPSTKTNDALGKLPLFIGMKVMITENIAFDDKIVNGTEGIVTDIKYEVDEKYRRYCKAVYVHVKGCGIQVDGLEKDVVPIFPSSTSIDVKYQKHIKLFDSFTRKQVPLIPAYAYTDYKGQGRTLDRGAPSAYANHYSVVTSRNHIRDRSAVEALVLAKLFIDINTVSFEKTYHQLSSIASQPTRIVKHARDVIIYNSYYGVSTGLDEENRFTVLFPTVMSLLSNVRSLSWYTCPGDSKSSVEAIMDQIGLNPRIEASFDCSGGCSAFFPAQLGLIGGRHSLRLTNIFLTGHHAAAVASAVEKVVSQSPAMTYLDIDSGYYAATVAAPSLHDILPKDTTIPPLPLESLRLRCMRTLLDAETLYHLRSLKSLSIHFNLTTSTHGSHLFQIWETLKNESIYLTKIDVNLTEVDDSLLDYLVSYDGIEQIIFDNSARLWSHSDESVANRFFDEVLPKVARTLKVLNLVTISLGAWCFGRHNAGAISQCKHLEELTVSIVDIVQNHSKGTLDLLAQTVAQLPKLQILDKKNVSFVPQIGYLRDFVREP, encoded by the exons ATGGACATTAAATTCGTAGGGTCAGGAGATGCAGCAAAAGCGTTCTTGTACTATGTTACTGATTATATAACAAAGGCATCTCTACCAGTTCATGCAGGTATGGCCGCGTTGTCGTATGCT ACGCCCAACAACAGCACATTAGACGACGTAAGCAATACCAACGAACAAGAAAACGAAGAGTCAGTTGAGTTAAATATGGGTGACAGAGACATAACGGCGTCCAACCAACGACTGGACTATTGTTTAAGACCAGCGAACGACAAATTCATAGATTTGTGTTTGTATGACTTTGTAGCATGGGGTATCAAACAACGGTATACCAAAGAAATGTTACACATTGAAACAGCAGTACGTCCAGGATCATTCTTAAACGACGAGCACCCTGAGTATTTCACCCATTATATGACAATCAGAAGAAAAAGTTGTATACCAATTATACTAGGCCCTTCTATTCCGAATCCATTGAAGTCTGATCAACTAAAAgatgactgggcaagggACATGTTACTCCTCTTCAAACCGTGGAGGGATATATCAGATTTAAAGACCCCATCAGAAACATGGACAGACGCATTTCATAACTACGAGATATCAATGAAACTAGAACACACGCGCATCATACAGAACATGCAAGCTTTGACAGAATGTAGCGAGGCCCGCGACGCACACAGGCAGCGCAGACGTGGAAAAACATCCGAGGATGTAGTGTCCGATGAAGTACAGGATATAATATTAACAGACACGGAAGGTAATACAGACACCCTCAACCCTAACGATGTATACTCTCCAGATCCCTTCCAATGCATTGAAAACCCCAACGAAGACTTTACAACAAACTTACACGACTCCATAGATAACATAGGAGAGGAAACTTCAAGATTTCTAGACATGTGTCTCCCACTGGATACAACGGAAACTGCTGTGGACACGGAATATCAAAAATCAGTTCCAGTAAACCAACAAACTCTAACATCACATGAAGTGGATGATCTGTTAGCAAGCCATCGCGCCATCatgaaatcaaaaagaaaacgtgCAATGCTACATGAACCCGACACAGACGACATAACTACGCCACCCAAACGATATCGCAATGGGAACTATGCACCTATTGCCAAGCAAGCTATACTCCAGGATTTGTATGATTTAAGTCATAATTACAATTCAATAACAGACACTGACACCATGAACAACATCGCAGAAGAAATGGGACTTTTAAATAACCCAGAACAGCTAAAGGCGTTCCGAATCATCGGTAACCATATCATAACCGACAACAAGGAACAGTTGCTGATTCATATTGCAGGCGTTGGCGGTACAG ACGAGACCTCAATGATAAGCGCAAAATTCCTCAGTGAAATCTCTATCAGAATTaggcaagggaaaggagaTGACGTCGTTAACAGCAATAAACCATTCGGAGGAATTAATGTAATATTTATGGGCGACTGCGCACAACTAAAACCCCCTCTACAAAAGCCATTATATGCAAATGAATTGGTGAAGAACCCGTCTTTTGCAGAAGCTCGGAACGTGTCAGGACCATCACAACTAAATGGCGCATTTCTATGGAGACAAGTAAAAACAGTGATACAACTAGTCAAAAACGAAAGACACGCAAGAGACATAAA ACTTATCCAGAAACAGGCTTCTAATCCAAAAACACTAGCATTGTTCAGAGATGCACCTATCATTGTAGGCAACAAGGCCGTACGAGACATCCTGAATGCCAAGCTAATCAAGTACCATTCAACAAAAGCAAATATATCACCACATATATACTATTCACGAGATGAGagacacaaaaaaaggaTTACAGGTGAGTTCCAACAGATATTATGGAGACTACcttcaacaaaaacaaacgaCGCCCTTGGAAAACTACCTCTTTTCATTGGAATGAAAGTAATGATAACAGAAAACATTGCATTCGATGATAAAATAGTCAATGGCACTGAGGGTATAGTCACAGACATAAAATATGAAGTGGACGAGAAATACCGTCGATACTGCAAAGCTGTGTATGTACACGTCAAAGGTTGTGGAATACAAGTAGACGGGCTAGAAAAAGATGTTGTTCCAATTTTCCCTTCTTCGACTTCAATAGATGTTAAATACCAAAAGCATATCAAATTGTTTGACAGCTTTACACGGAAACAAGTCCCACTAATACCAGCGTATGCGTACACAGACTATAAAGGACAAGGTCGCACACTTGATAGG GGGGCACCTTCTGCTTATGCCAACCACTATTCTGTCGTTACCTCCAGAAACCATATACGAGATAGGTCTGCAG TTGAAGCATTGGTTCTTGCTAAGCTTTTCATTGACATCAACACGGTGTCCTTTGAAAAGACATATCATCAGCTCTCATCGATTGCTTCACAGCCGACAAGAATAGTCAAGCATGCACGAGACGTGATAATCTACAACTCGTACTATGGCGTATCTACCGGCTTAGACGAAGAGAACCGGTTTACTGTCTTGTTTCCTACTGTTATGTCGTTGCTGTCAAACGTTCGTTCCCTCTC ATGGTACACCTGTCCTGGCGATTCCAAGTCGAGTGTCGAGGCCATTATGGACCAAATAGGCCTCAACCCTCGTATCGAAGCTTCCTTTGATTGCAGTGGCGGGTGTTCGGCTTTTTTCCCCGCTCAACTGGGTTTGATTGGAGGAAGACACTCTTTACGTCTTACGAACATCTTCTTGACGGGTCACCATGCTGCTGCAGTTGCGTCTGCGGTGGAAAAGGTCGTGTCGCAAAGTCCGGCTATGACCTACTTGGATATCGATTCGGGATACTACGCCGCCACGGTGGCAGCGCCGTCTCTCCACGACATCCTTCCTAAAGATACAACTATTCCACCACTTCCCCTTGAAAGTCTCCGTCTGCGTTGTATGAGAACCCTGTTGGATGCTGAAACTCTATATCACCTGCGCTCACTGAAATCCCtatcgattcatttcaatctTACGACGTCGACTCATGGCTCTCACCTTTTTCAGATCTGGGAAACTTTGAAGAATGAGTCCATCTATCTGACCAAAATAGACGTGAACCTCACTGAAGTTGATGATTCGTTGCTCGACTATCTGGTTTCATATGATGGGATTGAACAGATCATATTCGATAACAGCGCGAGGTTGTGGAGCCACTCTGATGAGTCCGTCGCCAATAGATTCTTTGATGAAGTACTTCCCAAAGTTGCCCGTACCTTGAAAGTTTTGAATTTGGTGACGATATCTCTTGGAGCGTGGTGTTTTGGCAGGCATAATGCAGGAGCGATTTCGCAATGCAAACATCTCGAAGAGCTTACAGTCTCGATTGTTGATATCGTTCAGAACCATAGCAAAGGCACTTTG GATTTACTTGCCCAAACTGTTGCACAACTTCCAAAATTACAGATTTTGGATAAGAAGAACGTTTCGTTCGTACCTCAAATAGGATA TCTGAGGGACTTCGTGCGGGAACCCTAA
- a CDS encoding Signal peptidase complex catalytic subunit SEC11, giving the protein MPTLRQILLKGLSFLTSLISVLVLYKGIGVLANTQSPLVVVLSGSMAPAFHRGDILFLTNPRTIQYKTGDIVVYSVPGAEIPIVHRVMQALDIEREYDDARYPLDGDVKWFVQPQYKTWQAESEGDARDQLLLTKGDNNDVDDIELYNGLDGLQRKHIIGKVRWFLPYVGYASIIMNEMPLVKYGFFAILGLVSIL; this is encoded by the exons ATGCCTACTTTGCGCCAG ATCCTGCTTAAGGGCCTTTCATTTCTTACCTCGTTAATATCCGTTCTGGTACTCTATAAAGGAATTGGTGTCTTAGCAAACACGCAATCCCCTCTGGTTGTCGTGCTAAG TGGCTCCATGGCACCGGCTTTCCATAGAGGagatattttatttttgacTAATCCTCGTACTATCCAGTACAAGACCGGTGATATTGTGGTGTACAGTGTTCCTGGCGCAGAAATACCCATTGTCCATCGTGTAATGCAGGCTCTTGATATTGAAAGGGAATATGACGACGCTCGATATCCTCTCGATGGTGATGTGAAGTGGTTTGTTCAGCCACAATACAAGACATGGCAAGCGGAAAGTGAAGGCGATGCGCGGGACCAACTTCTCTTGACCAAGGGAGACAAtaatgatgttgatgatattGAGTTGTATAATGGGCTCGATGGACTTCAGCGTAAACATATCATTGGGAAAGTCCGTTG GTTCCTCCCGTACGTTGGATATGCCTCCATCATCATG AATGAAATGCCGCTTGTCAAATACGGTTTCTTTGCTATACTTGGACTTGTTTCTATTTTGTAA
- a CDS encoding Zinc finger protein 593 — protein sequence MGRLRRSRAHHARRDVQRGARTRVRTRDLDMIQLIDLDPKNRAALEAQAIDYEKPGLAQHYCVECAKYFETDAALQSHWRSKVHKRRLKQLREPAYTIEESERAAGLGRENRRPQTVSSTTMETDMMGTA from the exons ATGGGTCGTTTACGTCGTTCTCGAGCCCACCATGCGCGGAGAGATGTTCAAAGAGGTGCCAGAACACGA GTCAGGACTCGCGATTTGGATATGATCCAACTTATTGACCTGGATCCAAAA AACAGAGCAGCTCTAGAAGCACAAGCGATTGATTACGAAAAACCTGGTCTTGCTCAACACTACTGCGTCGAATGTGCAAA ATACTTCGAGACAGATGCTGCTCTTCAATCCCACTGGCGTAGCAAAGTGCACAAAAGACGGCTCAAGCAGCTTCGTGAACCTGCATACACGATCGAGGAGTCGGAACGTGCAGCTGGGCTGGGTCGAGAGAACAGGCGGCCTCAGACAGTATCTTCGACGACGATGGAGACGGATATGATGGGCACGGCGTAG
- a CDS encoding Ribonucleoside-diphosphate reductase small chain — protein MANLEIHRFSPARILILDAQERLLAKDSRRFVLFPIRYIKIWKAYLHAVTTLWEARCAGLSRDSKDWTECLSFQQRCGGIFFFKLSIASHGIHKRLLDIISKEITVPEAHCYFSFQSVNENVHQEAMAKITHGLTGIRMDDCVDEWELLRPKEKFMNIWTRSSVYPFSERLLVFIFIQGIFGISLSRLLQWFSGKDYLPTMVSTYTRIFNDRECHVDFVSLLFYHLKRRPLTSFVNEFVGTIVKIEKKFGSDLLDLSEIDIPLDDLNRYVECKADALLVSLGYKQLYGTCNKGIDDLIPIVPGELKAGFFLEEMALAYIPPTMEDAILDGQFGNHLLDLS, from the exons ATGGCGAATCTTG AGATTCATAGGTTCTCTCCCGCTCGAATTCTTATTCTTGATGCGCAGGAGCGACTACTCGCTAAGGATTCGCGGCGTTTTGTTCTCTTTCCCATTCGGTACATTAAG ATTTGGAAAGCATACTTGCATGCTGTGACGACGTTATGGGAAGCACGTTGTGCTGGTTTATCACGTGACTCTAAGGATTGGACTGAGTGTCTGTCATTCCAACAACGATGCGGTGGcatcttctttttcaaaCTTTCTATTGCTTCTCATGGGATACATAAGCGACTATTGGATATAATCTCCAAAGAAATTACAGTCCCAGAAGCACATTGCTATTTCAGTTTCCAGTCGGTCAA TGAAAACGTCCACCAGGAGGCGATGGCCAAGATTACGCACGGTCTCACAGGAATTCGAATGGACGATTGCGTCGATGAATGGGAACTCTTGCGTCCAAAGGAAAAATTTATGAATATTTGGACGAGATCTTCCGTGTATCCTTTCTCTGAGAGGTTGCTCGTTTTTATATTCATTCAAGGAATATTTGGTATTTCTCTGTCCCGGCTTCTACAATGGTTTTCTGGCAAAGATTACCTCCCAACTATGGTATCTACTTACACCCGGATCTTCAATGACAGGGAATGTCATGTAGACTTTGTCTCGCTGCTTTTTTATCATTTGAAAAGGCGTCCGTTAACCAGTTTTGTCAACGAATTCGTCGGGACCATTGttaaaatcgaaaaaaaattCGGCAGTG ATTTGCTGGACCTTTCCGAGATAGACATTCCATTAGACGACCTGAATCGGTACGTGGAATGCAAAGCAGACGCCCTTCTGGTGTCTCTTGGGTACAAGCAATTGTACGGTACATGTAACAAA GGGATCGATGATCTTATCCCTATCGTCCCTGGGGAACTGAAAGCTGGTTTTTTTCTCGAGGAGATGGCGCTGGCGTATATCCCCCCAACTATGGAAGACGCTATTTTAGACGGACAGTTCGGTAATCATCTCCTTGACCTTTCTTGA
- a CDS encoding 60S ribosomal protein L37A: MSFRRKVPRPSACASCGYPSAKIRSYEWGQKAKRRKTTGTGRMRYLKDVSRRFKNGFRENTVAKKRVTAKTDA; encoded by the exons ATGTCGTTTAGACGAAAG GTACCTCGTCCTTCGG CTTGCGCCTCATGCGGATACCCTTCTGCTAAGATCAGATCTTATGAGTGGGGTCAAAAGGCCAAGCGCAGAAAGACCACCGGTACCGGAAGGATGAGGTACTTGAAGGACGTCTCAAGACGCTTCAAGAATGGCTTCAG AGAGAACACTGTAGCCAAGAAGAGGGTCACCGCTAAGACTGACGCATAA